A section of the Oncorhynchus tshawytscha isolate Ot180627B linkage group LG09, Otsh_v2.0, whole genome shotgun sequence genome encodes:
- the LOC112259075 gene encoding LIM/homeobox protein Lhx1-like, producing the protein MPSSFVKPPYSPPLPPSHIPGCTSTLTQAVSLSPLPKHAGAAIQGLCASSDSQDPQDDGKDSEIGPLSDKEVGSNENDEQNVGGKRRGPRTTIKAKQLEVLKAAFTATPKPTRHIREQLAQETGLNMRVIQIWDLEMLHISDAQNKYLTGAENSISISHFHVICGVQVWFQNRRSKERRMKQLSALGARRHSFFRSPRRMRTLVDRLEPGELVPNGHFSYYGDYQSEYYGPGGNFEYYTQGPPLLQAQTPVDLGFSSGPAGTPLGGMDHHLAGHHPSGEVQCFTDIISHHPVDSPSPEPNGPGSMHSISSEMCGVSTPFTSLSINGSGYSNQLSHPSSEMSEGTVW; encoded by the exons ATGCCCTCCAGCTTCGTCAAGCCCCCATACAGCCCTCCACTACCCCCATCACACATCCCCG gctgcacCTCCACCCTGACACaggctgtctctctatctcctctccccaaACACGCTGGGGCAGCCATCCAGGGCCTGTGTGCGTCCTCAG ATTCCCAAGACCCACAGGATGATGGTAAAGATTCGGAAATCGGGCCTTTATCCGATAAAGAGGTGGGTAGCAATGAAAACGATGAGCAGAACGTAGGGGGGAAACGACGTGGGCCTCGAACAACTATAAAAGCCAAGCAACTTGAGGTCCTCAAAGCTGCTTTCACGGCCACGCCAAAACCCACAAGACACATTCGAGAACAGCTGGCGCAGGAGACAGGTCTCAACATGAGAGTGATCCAG ATCTGGGACCTCGAGATGCTGCACATTTCTGATGCACAAAATAAATATTTGACCGGGGCTGAAAACTCAATTTCAATCAGCCATTTCCATGTAATTTGTGGTGTGCAGGTTTGGTTCCAAAATCGTCGGTCTAAAGAGCGGCGCATGAAGCAGCTGAGTGCACTGGGGGCGAGAAGGCACTCGTTCTTCCGCAGTCCAAGGAGAATGAGAACTCTGGTGGACCGACTCGAACCCGGAGAGCTGGTCCCCAACGGCCATTTCTCATACTATGGTG ATTATCAGAGTGAATACTATGGACCTGGAGGAAATTTTGAGTACTACACCCAAGGCCCCCCCTTGTTGCAGGCCCAGACCCCAGTGGACCTAGGCTTCTCCTCTGGCCCCGCTGGCACCCCTTTAGGTGGCATGGACCATCACCTGGCTGGGCACCACCCATCTGGTGAGGTGCAGTGCTTCACTGACATCATATCTCACCATCCAGTGGACTCGCCTAGCCCCGAGCCCAACGGACCCGGGTCAATGCACAGCATCTCCAGTGAGATGTGTGGCGTCAGCACACCCTTCACCTCACTGTCCATCAACGGCAGTGGATACAGCAACCAATTGTCACACCCCTCCTCAGAGATGAGCGAAGGCACTGTCTGGTAG